GCCATTGCCTGCCTGCCGGTGTTTTCCCAGTCACTGCTGCCGCAGGTATGCCGCCACTTTGTTGAGCAGTTCCCCAAGGTCAATATCAGCATCACCCCGCAGGAGTCACCACTGCTGGAGGAATGGCTGGCCGCCCAGCGCTATGACCTCGGCCTGACCGAAGTGGCGCAGGCGCCGCAGGGCACCGAGCTGGATGCGCTGATGGTGCTGGATGAAGTCTGTGTGCTGCCGCCGGGCCACGCCCTGGCCAGCAAAGCAGTGCTGGAACCGGCAGACTTCAGCGGCCAGCCTTTTATCAGCCTGTCGGCACTGGACAGCTACCGCCAGCAGATCGACAGCACCTTTGTCCGTCATGGCATCGAACGCCAGCTGGTGATGGACACCCACAGCGCTGCCTCCGTCTGCGCCATGGTGCGCGAGGGCATCGGGCTGGCCATCGTCAACCCGCTGACCGCGCTGGACTACGCCGCTCAGGGTGTGCTGGTGCGGCGCTTCAGCGTAACCATTCCCTTTACTGTCAGTCTGGTGCGGCCTCTGCATCGCCCGCCATCGCCGCTGGTCGCTGCTTTTACCGGTGCACTGCAGGACGTTGCCGGGCAGATCAGCACCCGGCTGGCGCAGCTGCCGGGCTGACGGCAGTGAGCAATTTTATCCAAGTGCGCTGCCGCCGAACGCGCTACAGTACATCCTCTCGATCATCAGACCATGACGGACTCAACAGCCATGGCTAATCGGGAAAGGAGGCGTCCATGACCGATCACAATCAGTTTCAGTTCAGCAGCAGCCGCCATTTGCCCGGCGTCACCCTGCTGCATGCCGATATGGACGACTTCCACTACGACCGTCATGCCCATGAAGAGCACGCCTTTGGTATCACCCTGACGGGGATGCAGGAATTCTTCAGCAGCGGTCATCATCACCGCAGCCACCCCGGGCAGATCATCATGTTCAACCCGGAAGAAGTGCACGACGGCAACTCCGGCGGCGAGGTGCCGCTGTCATATCAGATGCTGT
This Pokkaliibacter sp. MBI-7 DNA region includes the following protein-coding sequences:
- a CDS encoding LysR family transcriptional regulator, with translation MSVTLRHIEVFRAVMTSGSVTAAAAMLNTSQPTVSRELARFEYLTQMTLFERSRGRLRPTAQGLLLFEEVQRAYFGLERIINTAATLRQFDQGQLAIACLPVFSQSLLPQVCRHFVEQFPKVNISITPQESPLLEEWLAAQRYDLGLTEVAQAPQGTELDALMVLDEVCVLPPGHALASKAVLEPADFSGQPFISLSALDSYRQQIDSTFVRHGIERQLVMDTHSAASVCAMVREGIGLAIVNPLTALDYAAQGVLVRRFSVTIPFTVSLVRPLHRPPSPLVAAFTGALQDVAGQISTRLAQLPG